Proteins found in one uncultured Desulfuromonas sp. genomic segment:
- a CDS encoding bacteriohemerythrin yields the protein MKTEPKERRVYVVEWKEAYSNGIDEVDEQHKHLFFLVKCLKLETIEKTLDELADYVFSHFSTEQKLMEESDYPDQERHRQIHDQFVSNVAECIANDDPWDDERLHELRKFLNKWLIGHIMTDDQQFGRWYKQYQYQQNFEELRFSGDDERGWLSHLFKPDWVLRLLGK from the coding sequence ATGAAAACTGAACCGAAAGAGCGTCGTGTTTATGTGGTGGAATGGAAAGAGGCGTACAGCAACGGAATTGATGAGGTTGATGAGCAGCACAAACATCTGTTTTTTCTGGTGAAGTGTCTGAAGCTTGAAACCATTGAGAAAACGTTGGATGAGCTGGCAGACTACGTATTCAGCCACTTTTCCACCGAGCAAAAACTGATGGAGGAGAGTGACTACCCCGATCAAGAACGCCATCGTCAGATTCATGATCAGTTTGTTTCAAACGTGGCGGAATGTATTGCCAACGATGATCCCTGGGATGACGAGCGTCTCCACGAGTTACGCAAGTTTCTCAATAAATGGCTGATCGGCCATATCATGACAGACGACCAGCAGTTTGGTCGCTGGTACAAGCAGTATCAATATCAACAGAACTTTGAAGAATTGCGCTTTTCCGGTGATGATGAACGGGGGTGGTTGAGCCACTTGTTCAAACCGGATTGGGTTTTACGCCTGCTGGGGAAATAG
- a CDS encoding bacteriohemerythrin, producing the protein MATITWKSCYETGNPTFDAEHRALVNALNELYEAIRKKQGDEVLTSLFPTLNLYIRKHFQHEEEAMLKHRYPGMEAHIKAHRAFKKTVSDYQEQVLTGYTGLSSDLYKSLREWLLNHIVKTDGQFGEFLRSQHVYDCGPPVL; encoded by the coding sequence GTGGCAACCATTACCTGGAAATCCTGCTATGAAACCGGCAATCCCACCTTTGATGCGGAACACCGTGCCCTGGTCAACGCCCTTAATGAACTGTACGAAGCCATCCGCAAGAAACAGGGCGATGAGGTTCTGACATCGCTTTTTCCGACACTCAATCTTTATATCCGCAAGCATTTCCAGCATGAAGAGGAAGCCATGCTGAAACACCGCTATCCTGGGATGGAAGCCCATATCAAGGCCCACCGTGCCTTTAAAAAGACCGTGAGTGACTACCAGGAACAAGTGCTGACCGGCTACACGGGGCTCTCCTCCGATCTTTATAAATCCCTGCGCGAGTGGTTACTCAATCACATTGTTAAAACCGACGGCCAGTTCGGCGAATTCCTGCGCAGCCAACATGTCTACGACTGCGGGCCTCCGGTTTTGTAG
- a CDS encoding methyl-accepting chemotaxis protein, giving the protein MDFLRNLKIRTKLIYGFSLMIFLLLVTGFAGYSSSTFLFGNMKLFYSVELPSMDNLIEADRDLQQLLVSERTLIFAGQQDKEMLRTLQDDYETNLKQVKERMEHFAKLSTNSKAHELYRQFLAALKEWEPVSRQVVKEIADQPEAAIALSLGDAQEKFEKMRDFIDQSTEVLIADAKQSELASEAKYRSATLTILATVCASVLIAILVSWFISSSINKPLKKIVQMLHDMAKGRLDQKLLLTTTDEIGLMGQTMDKFVDSMQQDVVRPLQMLAAGDLTFSVCPVDNEDVLRNSIQKVGEDLNKVFAQLQSAGQQVNAGSVSVSDAAQSLSQGATQSAASMEEINSSMNEIGGKIEQSAQNANVANNLANDARHAADSGNQQMSSMVAAMAEINTAGENIRKIIKVIDEIAFQTNLLALNAAVEAARAGQHGKGFAVVAEEVRNLAARSAKAASETAELIEGSVAKTANGSQIAQTTATSLTEIVESITKVSSLIKDIAITSNEQSQGINQINLALGQIDQVIQQTTANAEESAATSEELSSQAIELQQMLSNFKLSSGSLAAAGPSAPSLAWEG; this is encoded by the coding sequence ATGGATTTTTTACGCAATCTCAAAATCAGAACTAAGTTGATCTACGGTTTTTCGCTGATGATTTTTCTCCTCCTTGTCACCGGGTTTGCCGGTTACAGCAGTTCTACGTTTCTTTTTGGCAACATGAAGCTGTTTTACAGTGTTGAGCTGCCAAGTATGGATAATCTGATTGAGGCCGATCGCGATCTTCAGCAACTTCTGGTCTCTGAGCGGACGCTGATTTTCGCCGGCCAGCAGGATAAGGAGATGCTCCGTACCCTTCAGGATGATTATGAGACCAACCTCAAGCAGGTCAAAGAGCGTATGGAACATTTCGCCAAGCTGTCGACAAATTCCAAAGCTCATGAACTTTACCGTCAGTTCCTCGCGGCTCTGAAGGAGTGGGAACCGGTGTCCAGGCAGGTTGTCAAAGAGATTGCGGACCAGCCTGAAGCCGCGATCGCCCTCAGCCTAGGTGACGCTCAGGAAAAGTTTGAAAAAATGCGCGACTTCATCGACCAATCGACCGAGGTGCTGATCGCTGATGCCAAACAATCTGAGCTTGCTTCTGAGGCAAAATACCGCTCCGCGACACTAACGATCCTAGCCACCGTGTGCGCTTCTGTTTTGATTGCCATATTGGTCTCCTGGTTTATTTCGAGCAGCATCAACAAACCGCTCAAAAAAATTGTCCAAATGCTTCACGACATGGCAAAAGGCCGCCTCGACCAGAAACTTCTATTGACGACTACTGACGAGATTGGCCTGATGGGCCAAACTATGGATAAGTTTGTTGACAGTATGCAGCAGGATGTCGTTCGCCCTTTGCAGATGTTGGCCGCCGGTGATCTGACCTTTTCAGTTTGCCCAGTCGATAATGAGGATGTTTTGCGCAATTCTATCCAGAAGGTTGGCGAAGACCTCAACAAGGTTTTTGCCCAGCTGCAAAGTGCCGGACAGCAGGTCAATGCCGGCAGTGTCAGTGTTTCTGACGCGGCGCAATCGCTTTCTCAGGGAGCGACCCAATCCGCGGCGTCTATGGAGGAAATCAACAGCTCCATGAATGAGATCGGCGGTAAAATAGAGCAGAGTGCCCAAAACGCCAACGTGGCCAACAATCTGGCCAATGACGCACGTCATGCTGCGGATAGCGGCAACCAACAAATGTCTTCCATGGTGGCGGCTATGGCCGAAATCAATACCGCCGGGGAAAATATCCGTAAAATTATCAAGGTCATTGATGAGATCGCGTTTCAAACCAACCTTCTCGCACTGAATGCCGCTGTTGAAGCAGCCAGAGCCGGGCAGCACGGTAAAGGCTTTGCGGTTGTCGCTGAAGAGGTGCGCAATCTGGCTGCGCGCAGCGCAAAAGCCGCCAGTGAAACCGCTGAGCTGATCGAAGGATCCGTCGCCAAAACAGCCAACGGTTCTCAGATTGCCCAGACAACGGCAACCTCCCTGACAGAGATTGTCGAATCAATCACAAAAGTGTCCAGCCTTATCAAGGATATTGCCATAACCAGCAATGAACAATCGCAGGGGATCAATCAAATCAATTTAGCTCTGGGACAGATTGATCAAGTCATCCAGCAGACAACGGCCAATGCTGAAGAGAGTGCTGCGACCAGTGAAGAACTCTCGAGCCAGGCCATCGAGTTACAGCAAATGCTGAGTAACTTCAAACTGTCTTCCGGCAGTTTAGCGGCTGCGGGGCCTTCGGCACCAAGCCTGGCGTGGGAAGGGTAA